A single Dechloromonas denitrificans DNA region contains:
- a CDS encoding NifB/NifX family molybdenum-iron cluster-binding protein, with amino-acid sequence MKIAIATKDFTAVSGHAGQTRQWLVYDLTEHRANQILPAPKRVDLDKEQILHTFADDGPHPLDGIDLVVCASAGDGFIRHMKKRGADVLLTGEAEPAEAIARILAGEALADPRFDITTSLCKLRDLFSRH; translated from the coding sequence ATGAAAATCGCCATCGCCACCAAAGACTTCACCGCCGTCAGCGGCCATGCCGGACAAACCCGGCAATGGCTGGTTTACGACCTGACCGAGCACCGTGCCAACCAGATACTGCCCGCACCAAAACGGGTCGATCTGGACAAGGAACAGATCCTCCACACGTTTGCCGACGACGGCCCGCACCCGCTTGACGGCATCGATCTGGTGGTCTGCGCCAGCGCCGGCGACGGCTTCATCCGCCACATGAAAAAACGCGGCGCCGACGTGCTGCTCACCGGCGAAGCCGAGCCGGCCGAGGCGATCGCCCGCATCCTGGCCGGCGAAGCGCTGGCCGATCCGCGCTTTGATATCACCACCAGCCTCTGTAAACTGCGCGATCTGTTTTCCCGCCATTGA
- the modB gene encoding molybdate ABC transporter permease subunit: MESADLNAIWLTLKLATVVTLLLLVIGTPIAWWLARTRSAFKGAVGALVALPLVLPPTVLGFYLLVTMGPHGPLGQLTEALGLGLLPFTFPGLVIASVFYSLPFVVQPIQNAFEAIGERPLEVAATLRASPWDTFWSVAVPLAKPGFLSGAILGFAHTVGEFGIVLMIGGNIPEKTRVVSVQIYDHVEAMEYTQAHWLSGAMVLFSFLVLLALYTFNPARRKAL; encoded by the coding sequence ATGGAAAGTGCCGATCTCAACGCCATCTGGCTGACCCTCAAGCTGGCCACGGTCGTGACCCTGCTGCTGCTCGTCATCGGCACGCCCATCGCCTGGTGGCTGGCCCGCACCCGTTCCGCCTTCAAGGGTGCGGTCGGGGCGCTGGTTGCCTTGCCGCTGGTCCTGCCGCCGACCGTGCTCGGCTTCTACCTGCTCGTCACCATGGGGCCGCACGGCCCGCTCGGCCAGCTGACCGAAGCGCTCGGCCTCGGCCTGCTGCCCTTCACCTTCCCCGGCCTGGTCATCGCCTCGGTGTTCTATTCCCTGCCCTTCGTCGTCCAGCCGATCCAGAACGCCTTCGAGGCAATCGGCGAGCGGCCGCTGGAAGTTGCCGCGACGCTGCGCGCCAGCCCGTGGGACACCTTCTGGTCGGTCGCCGTGCCGCTCGCCAAGCCCGGCTTCCTGAGCGGTGCCATTCTCGGCTTCGCCCACACCGTCGGCGAATTCGGCATCGTGCTGATGATCGGCGGCAATATTCCGGAGAAGACGCGCGTCGTCTCGGTGCAGATATATGACCATGTCGAGGCGATGGAATACACCCAGGCCCACTGGCTGTCCGGCGCCATGGTGCTGTTCAGCTTCCTGGTGCTGCTCGCCCTCTACACCTTCAACCCGGCTCGCCGCAAAGCCCTATGA
- the modC gene encoding molybdenum ABC transporter ATP-binding protein, with protein sequence MSGEIQARFRIARQDFTLDVDLMLPGRGISGLFGHSGSGKTTVLRALAGLERAPDGYLAIGDTVWQDESRGHFVPPHQRALGVVFQEASLFPHLSVRRNIEFGERRAPAHERRFALPAVAELLGIGHLLDRPPGQLSGGECQRVAIARALLAAPQILLMDEPLAALDLKRKLEILPYLERLHRELSIPIIYVSHSPDEVARLADHLVLLDAGRVVASGPLNAVLSRIDLPAVFADDAGVVIEARVAAHEADDLTRLEFAGGAIFVSRHDEPVGTPLRCRIHARDVSLALLPQVQTSILNCVAAVVVDQAPTDTPGHVLVKLDVAGEPLLARITRRSAERLDIRPGLALRAQIKAVALLA encoded by the coding sequence ATGAGCGGCGAAATCCAGGCCAGATTCCGTATCGCGCGGCAGGACTTCACGCTGGATGTCGACCTGATGCTGCCCGGGCGCGGCATCAGCGGCCTGTTCGGCCACTCCGGCTCGGGCAAAACCACCGTGCTGCGCGCCCTGGCCGGACTGGAACGGGCACCGGACGGCTACCTGGCGATCGGCGACACGGTCTGGCAGGACGAAAGCCGGGGCCATTTCGTGCCGCCGCACCAGCGGGCGCTCGGCGTGGTCTTTCAGGAAGCCAGCCTGTTCCCCCATCTGTCGGTCCGTCGCAACATCGAATTCGGCGAGCGCCGCGCCCCGGCCCACGAACGCCGCTTCGCGCTGCCGGCGGTGGCCGAGCTGCTCGGCATCGGTCATTTGCTCGACCGTCCGCCCGGCCAGCTGTCCGGCGGCGAATGCCAGCGCGTGGCGATTGCCCGCGCCCTGCTCGCCGCGCCGCAAATCCTGCTGATGGACGAACCGCTGGCAGCGCTCGACCTGAAACGCAAGCTGGAAATCCTGCCCTACCTGGAACGCCTGCACCGCGAACTGTCGATCCCGATCATCTACGTCAGCCACAGCCCGGACGAAGTCGCCCGGCTGGCCGACCATCTGGTACTGCTCGACGCGGGCCGGGTGGTGGCCAGCGGGCCGCTCAACGCCGTGCTCAGCCGCATCGACCTGCCGGCCGTCTTCGCCGACGATGCCGGCGTGGTCATCGAAGCCCGCGTCGCGGCGCACGAAGCCGACGACCTGACCCGCCTCGAATTCGCCGGCGGGGCGATTTTCGTCTCGCGCCACGACGAGCCGGTCGGCACGCCGCTGCGCTGTCGCATCCATGCCCGCGATGTCAGCCTGGCGCTGCTCCCCCAGGTGCAGACCAGCATCCTCAATTGCGTCGCCGCCGTCGTCGTCGATCAGGCGCCGACCGACACTCCGGGTCATGTCCTGGTCAAACTCGATGTCGCCGGCGAACCCTTGCTCGCCCGCATTACCCGGCGCTCGGCCGAGCGCCTCGATATCCGCCCCGGCCTGGCGCTGCGCGCCCAGATCAAGGCCGTGGCCTTGCTCGCCTAG